The following nucleotide sequence is from Saccharothrix texasensis.
TGATTGTTCAGGGATTGTCGTTCAAGGTCCAGGAACGCTCCGTGAACAACCCCATCGGGGTACACAGGTTTCCGTCCGGATTTCCACGCGAGGAGGGCTCGACATGAACAGGGCGGTTCGTGCCGTACTGGCGTTCGCAGCGGTCGTGGGTGTAGGTGGTGCCACGGCGGCGCCGGCTACCGCTTCGGCGGACCCACAGGAGTGCCGGGGTGGCTACCTGTGCCTGTACAGCGGCATCGGCTACACCGGTCACCTGTGGATGAAGTCGCGGTGCGGCTTCTACAACATCGGCCTGGAGGGGTGGAGCGACCGCGTGCGGTCCTACCGGAACCTGCAGTCCACCGGCACGGTGTCGATCTTCATGCAGTGGGACGGCGCGACCTGGGTCGAACTGGGCCGGTCGACGGCCTCCGAAGAGGTGTACGACGCGACCTCGATCTACGCCACCGACGGCGTGTGGGTCTGCTGATCGGCGTCCCGCGTCACCGAGACCCCGGCCGTGCAGCGGCAGGCCGGGGTCTCGGTGGGGGTGTGCCCGCTACTTCTCGGCGGCCGCGCCCACCTGGGCGGGCTCGGAGGCGACGACCCACTCGGTGATGCGGCGGGAGACGTCCTGGGCGGTCAGGCCGATGTCGGAGAGGACTTCGGCCCGTTCGCCGTGCTCCTGGAAGGCCTGCGGGATGGCCAGGTCGCGGAGCGGGGTGTCGACGGCGGCGTCGCGCAGCGCGGCGGCCAGGGCCCAGCCGAAGCCGCCGTGCCGGCCGTTGTCCTCGACGGTGACGACGAGGCGGTGGTCGGCGGCCAGGGCGACCAGGTCGTCCGGGACGGGGAAGACCCAGCGGGGGTCCACGACGGTGACGCCGATGCCCTGGTCGGCGAGGCGCTGGGCGGCGGCCAGGCCGAGTTCGCCGAACGCGCCCACGGTGACCAGGAGGACGTCGGAGCCCGAGCGGTGCAGGACGTCGACGGTGCCGATGCGTTCGAGGGCCGGCAGGTCGGGGCCCACCGAGGCCTTCGGGTAGCGGACGACGGAGGGTGCGTCGGAGATGCGGACGGCTTCGCGGAGCTCTTCGCGCAGCGAGGCGGCGTCGCGGGGGGCGGCCACGTGGATGCCGGGGATCAGGCCGCAGATGGACAGGTCCCACATGCCGTGGTGGGAGGCGCCGTCGGGGCCGGTGACACCCGCCCGGTCGAGGACGACGGTGACGCCCTGCCTGTGCATGGCGACGTCCATCAGGAGCTGGTCGAACGCCCGGTTGAGGAAGGTGGCGTAGATGGCGACGACCGGGTGCATGCCGCCCATGGCGAGGCCGGCGGCGGAGGTCATGGCGTGCTGCTCGGCGATGCCCACGTCGAAGCAGCGGTCCGGGTAGAGGCCCGCGAACTTGTCCAGGCCTGTCGGGCCGCGCATGGCGGCGGTGATGGCGACCAGGTCGGGCCGTTCGCCGCCCAGGGTCGCGATCTCGTCGGCGAACACGTGGGTCCAGGTGCGCTTGGACGGGCCGATGTTCTCGCCGGTGATGGGGTCGATGACGCCGGTGGCGTGCATCTGGTCGGCCTCGTGGTTCTCCGCGGGCGCGAAGCCGTTGCCCTTGCGGGTGACGGTGTGCACGATGACCGGTCCGCCGAAGGACTTGGCGCGGCGCAGCGCCGACTCGAGCACGGCGTGGTCGTGGCCGTCGACGGGGCCGATGTACTTGAGGCCGAGGTCCTCGAACATGGCCTGCGGGCTGAGGGCGTCCTTGATGCCGCGCTTGGCGGCGTGCAGGGCGGCGTAGACGGGCTTGCCGACGAACGGGGTGCCCTGCAAGGCGGACTTGCCGCGCTCCAGGGCGCGTTCGTAGCCGGGTTGCAGGCGCAGCGACGAGAGGTGGTCCGCGAGGCCGCCGATGGTGGGCGAGTAGGAGCGGCCGTTGTCGTTGACCACGATGACGACGGGTCGGTCGGTGCCGGAGGCGATGTTGTTCAACGCCTCCCAGCACATGCCGCCGGTCAGGGCGCCGTCGCCGACGACCGCGACGACGTGCCGCCGCTGACCGCCGAGCTGGTAGGCCTTGGCCAGGCCGTCGGCGTAGGACAGGGCGGTCGAGGCGTGGCTGTTCTCCTCGACGTCGTGCTCGCTCTCGGCCCGGGAGGGGTAGCCGGACAGGCCGCCCTTCTGGCGGAGCGTGTCGAAGCCGGCGCGGCGGCCGGTGAGGATCTTGTGCACGTAGCTCTGGTGGCCGGTGTCGAAGACCACCGAGTCGTGCGGCGAGTCGAAGACCCGGTGCACGGCCATGGTCAGCTCGACGACACCCAGGTTCGGACCGAGGTGCCCGCCGGTCCGGGAGACCTTGTCGACCAGGAAACGCCGGATCTCACCGGCGAGCGCGACCAGCTCGTCAGGTCCCAGCCGTTTCAGATCCGCCGGTCCGTGCACGGATTCCAGCAGCGTCACTCGCTCCACCTCGCCCTGTGGTTCGGGTCCCCGACTCGTCCGGTCAGTCTACGGACCACGGGCTGAGACGCCTGTCAGCGAGCGGGCCGCAGCAGGGCGACGCATTCGACGTGGTGCGTCATCGGGAACGCGTCGAACGCCCTGAGCTGGGCCAACTCGTAGCCGTGCTGGGCGAAGACGGCGATGTCGCGGGCCAGGGCGGCCGGGTCGCACGCGACGTAAACCACACGGGCGGGTCGGCTGCGGGCGATCGCGGTGACCACGACCTTGCCCGCGCCCTTGCGCGGCGGGTCGAGGACGACGACGTCGGGTGGCGCGTCGGTGAACCCGGGTGAGTCGAGCACCACCTCGGTGCGGCCCGGGTGCCAGCTGATCTGCGGCTGGTCGGAGAGGTTGAGCCGGCCGTCGGCGACGGCGCCGTAGGACGACTCGACCACGGCGACGGAGCCGGTGGGCCCGACCTGCTCGGCCAGGACGGAGGCGAACAGGCCGACGCCGCCGTAGAGGTCCCAGGCGCGGTCGCCGGGGCGGCAGTCGGCCCAGTCGCCGACGACCTCGGCGAAGGTGTCCGCGGCGGCCGGGTGGACCTGCCAGAAGCCGTCCGAGCGGAGGTTCCACGTGCGGCCGGCGGCCAGTTCGGTGGCGGTGCCGCTGCCCTGGCGCAGGCGGGAGGGGCCGGGGACGGGGCGGCCCCGCCGGACGATGGGCGGGCCGATCTCGGTGACGTGCGTCCGGCCGCCCGCGTCGCGGGCGACGACCAGCTCCGACTTGGGCGGCCACGTGCGGTCGACCACGTCGTCCAAGGCGTCGGGGACGGCGATCACGCAGTGGTCCACGGGGATGACCTGGTGGCTGCGGTGGGCGCGGAAACCGGGGCGGCCGTCCGGGCCGACGGCCATGCGCATCCGGGTGCGCCAGTCCTCCGGGCCGCCGGGCAGGTCCTCGACGATGACCTCCCAGTCGAGCTTGGCCAGACGGTGCAGCTGCTCGGCGACCACGGCGGCCTTCAGCTCGCGCTGGGCCTGCCACGACGCGTGCTGCCAGTCGCAGCCGCCGCACAGGCCGGGACCGGCGAACGGGCACGGCGCGGGCACCCGGTCGGGTGAGGCCTGCAGCACCTCGACGGCGTCGCCGCGGCAGAACGAGCCGCCGGTGTCCTCGGTGATCCGCACGACCACCCGCTCGCCGGGCAGCGCGTGCCGGACGAACACGACGCGGCCCTCGTGCCGGGCCACGCAGTGCCCGCCGTGGGCGACCGCGCCGACCTCGACCTCGATCAGCCGCTGCATCCAGGTCGCCGTCACTTGCCGTCCTTCTCTCGGCCGCGCTTGTCCAGGCCGCGGCGGATCGCGCCGGGCGCGACCACGTCGTCCTTGTCGGTCACCTTCGAGGATGAAGCCAGCTGCCATGGGACGCTCGTCACCATCACGCCCGGTTGGAACAGCAGCCTGCCCTTGAGCCGCAGCGCGCTCTGGTTGTGCAGGAACTGCTCCCACCAGTGGCCCACGACGTACTCCGGGATGAACACGGTGACCACGTCGCGCGGGTTGTCGGTGCGCACCCGTTTGACGTAGTCGAGGACCGGTTTGGTGATCTCGCGGTAGGGCGACTCGATCACCTTGAGCGGCACCTTGAAGTTCTCCTTCTCCCATTCCCGCACCAGGCGGCGGGTGTCGCCGTCGTCCACGTTGACGGTGACGGCCTCCAGCATGTCCGGCCGGGTCGCCTTGGCGTACGCCAGGGCCCGCAGGGTGGGCATGTGCAGCTTGGAGACCAGCACCATGGCGTGGTTGCGGGCGGGCAGCAGCTTCTGCCGCTCCTGCTGGCGCAGCTCCTCGGCGACCCGGTCGTAGTGCCGGCGGATGGCCGTCATCAGGGCGTACAGGGCGGCCATCGCGGCGATGGCGATCCACGCGCCCTTGGTGAACTTGGTGATCAGCACGACCACCAGCACCGAGGCCGTGAGCGCCAGGCCGAAGGCGTTGATCGTCTGCGACCGGCGCATCCGGCGGCGGGCCACCGGGTCCGTCTCGGTCTCCAGCAGCCGGTTCCAGTGCCGGACCATGCCGGTCTGGCTCATCGTGAACGAGACGAACACGCCGACGATGTAGAGCTGGATGAGCTTGGTCACCTCGGCGTCGAACGCGATGACCAGCACGATCGCCCCGCCCGCGAGGAAGACGATGCCGTTGCTGAACGCGAGCCGGTCGCCGCGGGTGTGCAGCTGGCGGGGCAGGTAGCGGTCCTGGGCGAGGATCGAGCCGAGCACCGGGAAGCCGTTGAACGCGGTGTTCGCCGCCAGCACGAGGATCAGGGCGGTGACCACGGTGATGAAGAAGAACCCGAACGGGAAGCCCGCGAACACCGCGTGGGCGATCTGGGCGACCATGGTCTTCTGCTCGTAGCCCGCGGGCGCGTTGACGAGCTGGTGCGCCGGGTTCTCGGCCATCTTCACGCCCGTGAGCTGGGCCAGCACGATCAGGCCCATCAGCATCGTGACCGCGATCAGGCCCATCGCCAGCAGCGTGGTCGCCGCGTTGCGCGACTTCGGCTTGCGGAACGCCGGCACGCCGTTGCTGATCGCCTCCACGCCCGTCAGCGCCGCGCTGCCGGACGAGAAGGCGCGCAGCACGAGGAACACGAACGCCAGGCCCATCAGGTGGTCGTCCTCGGCCCGCAGCTCCAGCCCGGCGCTCTCCGCGCGCATCTCCTCGCCCAGGACGAAGCCGCGGAACAGGCCGTAGCCGACCATGAACAGGATGCCGGCCATGAACGCGTAGGTCGGGATGGCGAACGCGCTGCCCGACTCGCGGATGCCGCGCAGGTTGATGGCGGTGAGCAGGACGATCGCGACGACCGCGAACTCGGCCTTGTGGGTGGCCACGAACGGGATGGCCGAGCCGATGTTCGCCGCCGCCGACGAGATCGACACGGCGACCGTGAGGATGTAGTCGACCAGCAGGGCGCTCGCCACGGTCAGGCCCGCACGGCGGCCCAGGTTGACCGTGGCGACCTCGTAGTCGCCGCCGCCCGACGGGTAGGCGTGCACGTTCTGCCGGTAGCTCGCGACCACCGTGAGCATCACGACGACCACGGCCGCGCCCACCCACGGCGCCAGCGCGTAAGCCGACAGCCCCGCCACCGACAGCACGAGGAAGATCTCCTCGGGCGCGTAGGCCACGCTCGACATCGCGTCCGAGGCGAACACGGGCAGGGCGATGCGCTTGGGCAGCAGGGTGTGGGCTAGGCGATCGCTGCGGAAGGGCCTGCCGACCAGGAGGCGCTTGGCCGCGGTTGCGAGCTTGGACACGGGTCGAAAGCGTAAGGGGTCAGGTCCCCTGGTCGGAGTAATCGTGGGTAGGTTCTCCGTAAGCGTCGTTCAGGAGGCTTTCGTGCACGTGGTGATCATGGGCTGCGGCCGGGTGGGCTCGTCCCTGGCCAAGGCGCTGGAGCGCCTCGACCACCAGGTATCGGTGATCGACAAGGACGCCCAGTCCTTCCGCAGACTCGGCCCGGACTTCCACGGCCAGCAGGTCGTCGGCAACGGATTCGACCAGAAGGTGCTGATCGAGGCCGGGATCGAGCGGGCGGGCGCGTTCGCGGCCGTGTCCAGCGGCGACAACTCCAACATCATCTCGGCGCGGGTGGCGCGGGAGACGTTCGGGGTGGAGGCGGTGGTCGCCCGGATCTACGACGAGAAGCGCGCCGCGGTGTACGAGCGGCTCGGCATCCCGACCGTGGCGACCGTGCCGTGGTCGACCGACCGGTTCCTGCGGATGCTGCTGCCCGAGGGCACCGCGACGGCGTGGCGCGACCCGTCGGGCACCGTCGCCGTGCTGCCGCTGGAGCTGCACGAGGACTGGGTCGGGCACACCGTGCGCGACCTGGAAGAGGCCACCGGCTGCCGGGTGGCGTTCGTGATGCGGTTCGGGACGGGCGTGCTGCCCGACTCGAAGACCGTGCTGCAGGAGGACGACCAGGTGTACGTGGCCGCCCTGTCCGGCACCGTGACCGACGTGGCCGCGGCTGCGGCTCACGCGCCCGAGGAGAGCTGAGTGCGTATCGCGATTGCGGGTGCCGGCGCGGTGGGTCGTTCCATCGCGGCCGAACTGGTGTCCGACGGGCACCAGGTGATGCTGATCGAACGTGACCGCAGGCACTTCGAGCCGCACACCGTGGAGCAGGCCGAGTGGGTGCAGGCCGACGCGTGCGAGCTGTCGTCGCTGGAGGACGCCGGCATGCAGCTGTGCGACGTGGTGATCGCGGCGACCGGCGACGACAAGGTCAACCTGGTGGTGTCGCTGCTGGCGAAGACCGAGTTCGCGGTGCGTCGCGTGGTGGCGCGGGTGAACGACCCGGCCAACGAGTGGCTGTTCACCGAGTCGTGGGGCGTGGACGTGGCCGTGTCGACGCCGCGCATCCTGTCCGCGCTGGTGGAGGAGGCCGTGACGGTCGGGGACGTGGTGCGGCTGATGACGTTGCGCCAGGGCCAGGCCAACCTGGTGGAGATCACGCTGCCGGGTGACACACCGCTGGCGGGGTCGCCGGTGAACGGCTTGGCGCTGCCCCGGGACGCCGCCCTGGTGACGATCCTGCGCGGCGGCCGGGTCATCGTCCCGACACCGGACGACACGCTCGAAGGCGGCGACGAACTGCTGTTCGTAGCCGCCGCGGACGTCGAACAGGAGATCCGTTCGGCTCTGGGTTACTGACCGGTCGTCCGAGATCGGTCGACACGTCGTCGACTGGCCCGAATTCGGCACCCCAAATCTTTTCCGGAGCCGGGTTCGGCCACTCGGCGATTCCGCGTCGAAGCGAATTCCCGCTCGAAGCGATCGAACTCCTGCGCGTGCGGTCGAGTGCCGACGACCCGGTAGCCCAGGGCTGCTGCCAGGCGTTCGGCGGACTCCTCTGCGGCATTCGATCGCCCCACGAACGACCCACAGCGTGGCCGATACCCCACTGTTAGTGTCACAACATCGAGTGAGACAGGTCGCCGCCACTCGGGGTGCTTCCGCTACCGGCCGTCCCGCCCGCCTCTTGAACATCTCGCCAAAACGCGAATGCGGCGAGTGGATCGAGATCATTCGAGGGGGACGCGTGTTGAAGATTCATTTCACGCCGGCGGACCTGGCGCGCACGAACGTGGCGCCGGCCGTGGACCCGCTGTGGGAGATCGTGCTCAGCGGGTTCCAGCTCGACCGCCTGGAGACGACCCTGCTCAGACCGTGGGTCCACCGCCTGCGCTCCGACCCGGCACGGGTGACGGCGATGCGCCCCGGGGCCCGGGTGCTGGGAGTCCTCGCACCCAGGGGCGCCTACTTCCCCGACTTCCTCACCCCGGGGCGGGGAGCTCTCGGTCTGGACCTCGGACTCGAAGCCGTGCGGTCGGTCGACGTCGACAGGCTGACCCACGAGGTGCACCGGTTGGGAACCCACCACCCGCTCCCCCCTTGGACCCGGGACCTCGGCAACCCGTCCTCGGACGTGCTCCGCCGACTCGTCGACACCTGGCGCTCCTACCACGAAGCCGTCATCCGGCCCGAGGAAGACACGATCCAGGCGGCGGTCGACGCCGACCTCGCCCAACGCGCGCACGCGATCCTCACCGGCGGCCTGACCGGCCTGTTCGACAGCCTGGCCCCGCTGCTCCGCTGGCGAGCACCTGTCCTCGAAGTCGACTACCCCCTCGACCGGCACATCCACCTCGGCGGTCGCGGCCTGCGCCTGATCCCCTCCTACTTCTGCCAGGGAACACCGATCTCCCTCGCCGACCCGGACCTGCCCCCGATCCTCGTCTACCCGATCGCCGCCGAGCACCGCCTGCCCGACCAGCGGTCCGGAGACCCCCTCGCCTCCCTGCTGGGCCCGACTCGCGCCGCCGTGCTGCACGCCGTCGGGTCCGGCCGCACCACCAGCGAACTCGCCCGCCGGACCACGATCTCGATCGCCTCGGCCAGCCGCCACACCGCCGTGCTGCGCGAGGCGGGACTGATCTCCTCCTGGCGGCACGGAGCGACGATCCGCCACTCCCTCACCGACACCGGCACGAGGCTCCTCGGCCGCACCTGACACGACCCCGCGCCTCCTCTCGAGACGATCTTTGCGCCCCGGTGCAAAGGCATGGTCGCCGTCCGCCGACCGCGACACGCTGTCCCGGATCAGGAAACCGCCCGAGACCAGGGAACGAGGACCATGAGAAGAACAGCTACCGCCATCGCGGCCGCCGGCGCCATCGCCTGTGCGATCGCCCTACCGTCGACCGCGCAGGCCGTTCAAGGTGAGTGCGTGTTGACGTGGGGCTCCGGGGGCAACAGCGTCACTGTGCTCTGCGCCGGCTCGTATCCGGACCAGTTCCGGGCCGCACTCATCTGCTACACGAGCCCCACGTCGGGGTACACCCAGTACGGACCCTGGAAGTACGGGGGCGCAGGCAGCTCCGGCGCCGCGTGCGGCAATGGCGAGGAAGCGGGAAGTGCCGGGGTGAGATGGCGAGTCGTGTACTGACCGCACGCGACGTATCGACGCCTGGCACGCCGTGTGCGGAGCCGGAGCTTCCAATTCGGACGGCGCCGCGTACGTCGCAAGCGGTGCCGGCGCCACCATCCGCACAGGGTCGTCGACCAACGGCAGCCGATCGCACTGCGGGGTTGTGATCTGCCTGGGCGGCTTGCCGTGCGGGCGGCGGTCCATCGCGAACGGCACGGATGACTGCGCCGAGCGCTGCCCCGGCAGTCGGTGCCCATGAAGGCGGTCGTGGGTCGGCTCGGTCACTCCCCGGAGCAGCCTGACGTGCTGCGGCCGAGCAGCGCGCCGCCCACCGACTCGCCGGTGGGCGGCGGGCCTGTGGGCGCGGGTCGGTCGGGCTAGCGGTCCTCGGTTCGGGCTGGTGCCGGACGAGGGGTCGGAGCGTGCCGCGCCTTGTCGGCGTCGGAGAGGACCTGGTCGGTCGCGGCGTCGAGCATCTGGTCGTAAATGTTCGGCTCGCCGTTGGCCTCGGACTGGGCGCGGAGGCGTTCCTCGGCTGCCCGGTTCTCCTCTTCCTCGCGGGCGAGGGTGGCTTTCAGGCGCTTGTCCGACCGGCGCACCGCCCAGACCGTGGCGACCAGCGCCACCGCCATCAGCGGGTAGCCCATGGCCAGCCGCGCGGCCGCCAGCCAGCCCACCGACGCCTCGTCGTACAGCCACCGCTGCACCACGAACCGCGCGATGAACACCAGCGCCCACACGAGGGTGGCGATGTCGTAGTCGCGGACGCTCGCCTTGTCCTTGCGCCACGTCTGGCCCTGGCCGTTGAGGAACGACCAGATCACGCCCGCGAGAGGCCACCTGACCAGGATCGACAGCACGAACCCGCCGCCGTAGACGAGGCTCTGCCAGATGCCGAACAGGAAGAAGCCCTTGGCGTCGCCGGTCCGGTAGGCGATGAACGCGGCGATGCCGACGCCGAAGACCGCCGAGACGGCGGGCTGCACGGAGCCCTTGCGCAGGGCCAGCACGATGCCGATCACGACGGAGAACGCCAACGCGCTCCAGATCGCGGGCATCAGCCCGGCGAACGCGTTGACCAGCACGAACACCACGACGGGCAACGAGGAGAACAGCAGGCCGCTCACGCCGCCCATCTGCTCGAGGAGGGTGGGCTGCTTCTCGGACTCGTTCACTGGGGTCATGAAGCGTTCTGCAGCTCGTAGTAGGGGTTGTAGAGCACCTTGCGCCCGTCGCGCACGGCGATCCGACCTCTGGCCTTGATGGTGCGACCAGGTTCGATGCCCGCGATCCGGCGCCGGCCAAGCCAGACCAGCGTCACGCCCTCGGTGCCGTCGTACAACTCCGCCTCCAGCGTGGCCGCCGCGTCACGCGGGCACAGCTCGACGCTGCGCAACCTGCCCAACACGGTCACCTCTTGTCCGGACTTGCAGTCGCACGCTCGGATGGCCCCGACGGCCACGGCTTTTCGTGACAGGTCGTCGGCGTCCAACTCGCTCACGTCGGTGGTCAGCCGACGCACGAGGCGGCGCCAGTAGCCACCCCCAGTACCAGTCATCCCCGACTCCTGGAATGCGCGGGGCCTCGACGACGAAGCCCGTCCAACAGCCAGCGTAACCGGGTACACCCGACCGGGTATCCGACTGGGGGAGGATCTGCCGTCATGAGCTCGTCACGTGCCGTTCTGCTGCCGGGCACCGCGTCCGACGAGGTGTTCATCTCCGCGGTGTTCGCCCGCCCCCTGGCCGAGGCCGGGTTGGCGCTGCTCGCGCCCGCGTCCCGGGGCGTCCGGGAGCACGTGGCGGCGCTGGACGCCGCCTGGGACGGCACGCCGCTGGTCGTGGGCGGTGTGTCGCTGGGCGCGCACGTGGCGGCGGCGTGGGCGGTGCGGCACCCCGAGCGGTGCGCGGGCCTGCTGCTGGCGCTGCCCGCCTGGCACGGCGCGGCGGACGGCGCGCCGGCGTCGGCGACGGCACGGGCCAGCGCCTCGGTGGTGGGGTCGGCGGGCGTCGAGGCCGCGTTGACCGGCGTCGACGGGTGGCTCGGCGACGAGCTGCGGCGGGCCTGGCCCCGGTACGGGTCGCGGCTCGCGGACGTGCTGGAGGAGGCCGCCGGCGAGCCGGCGCCCTCGTTGGCCGAGCTGAGCGGCCTCACGGCGCCGGTGGGGGTCGCGGCCTGCACCGACGACCCCATTCACCCGTTGGAGGTCGCCCGAGCGTGGGTCGAGGCACTCCCCCGTGCCGCTCTGCGCACGACGACGTTGGCGGCGCTGGGCGCGGACCGGGAGTCCCTGGGCCGCGCCGCGCTCGACGCCTACCGCTCCGCGCAGGCGGCGGTCTAGCCCTGCTGCTGCGCCTGGATGTGCCGGGCGATGGCCTCGGGCAGCTCGATCGGCAACGGCGTGCGCACCGGCATCGCCTGCTCGCCGCGCACCACGACGGTGTCCCGCATCAACGCGTAGAGGGCGTCGGTCGCCTTGGCGCTCTGCTCCTCCGTCGGGGCCGCCGCGATGCCCCGCAGCATCCACCGCGGCCCATCCACGCCGACCACCCGAAGGTGTACTTCATTGTTGCGGGCGGTGATCTCCTCGCCCCACTCGCCGTTCTCCCGCAGGATCCGGAAGCCGTCGCTCTTGAACTGGGCGATCATCTCGCCGCTGACGTCCGGCCACAGCCGGTCCTGCTTCGGCGCGGCGAACGCGCTCACGGTGAGCTGGCCGACGGTCGTGAGCAGGTGCACCGCCCGCACCGCGCCCGCCGGGTCCATCTCCACCTGGAGCTGCACGCCCTCGGGCACGGGCAGCCGGATCGAGCCGAGGTCCAGCCGGTTCAGGCCGTCGTCCGGGGCCTGCGTCGAGTCGAACGGCCCCTCCTCCGCCTCCTCGGCGCCGTCGAACTCGACCTCGGGTTGCGCCGTCCCCCGGTTCGCGGAGTGCCTACCGCGCTTGCGGCGCTTTCCGAACATCGCCTTCACCCCTCCGTCCGGGCGAGCACGTCGTGCCCGCCTGTAGAGCCGTAGCCGCCCTCGCCCCGCGCGGAGCCGGGCAGCTCGTCGACTTCGCGGAACACCGCGTGCTCCACCTTCTGCACCACCAGCTGGGCGATCCGGTCACCGCGCGTCAGCACTACGGGCTCGCGCAGGTCGTGGTTCACCAGGCACACCTTGATCTCGCCCCGGTAGCCCGCGTCGATCGTGCCCGGGGTGTTGACCACGCTCAGGCCGACGCGCGCGGCCAGGCCGGAACGCGGGTGCACGAACCCGGCGTACCCCTCCGGCAACGCGATCGCGACACCAGTGCCCACCACCGCGCGCTCCCCCGGTTCGATCACCACGTCGGTGGTCGTCACCAGGTCGGCCCCGGCATCACCCGGTCGGGCGTAGGCCGGGAGCGGCACGGCGGGATCGAGCCGGGACAACAGGACCTCGACGCTGGGCACGGCGCGCGAGACTACCCTGGTGGCGTGAGCGA
It contains:
- a CDS encoding OB-fold nucleic acid binding domain-containing protein, whose protein sequence is MTGTGGGYWRRLVRRLTTDVSELDADDLSRKAVAVGAIRACDCKSGQEVTVLGRLRSVELCPRDAAATLEAELYDGTEGVTLVWLGRRRIAGIEPGRTIKARGRIAVRDGRKVLYNPYYELQNAS
- a CDS encoding potassium channel family protein, whose product is MRLGSRVWARRSLRKGLPTRRRLAAVASLDTGRKRKGSGPLVGVIVGRFSVSVVQEAFVHVVIMGCGRVGSSLAKALERLDHQVSVIDKDAQSFRRLGPDFHGQQVVGNGFDQKVLIEAGIERAGAFAAVSSGDNSNIISARVARETFGVEAVVARIYDEKRAAVYERLGIPTVATVPWSTDRFLRMLLPEGTATAWRDPSGTVAVLPLELHEDWVGHTVRDLEEATGCRVAFVMRFGTGVLPDSKTVLQEDDQVYVAALSGTVTDVAAAAAHAPEES
- the dxs gene encoding 1-deoxy-D-xylulose-5-phosphate synthase, whose translation is MTLLESVHGPADLKRLGPDELVALAGEIRRFLVDKVSRTGGHLGPNLGVVELTMAVHRVFDSPHDSVVFDTGHQSYVHKILTGRRAGFDTLRQKGGLSGYPSRAESEHDVEENSHASTALSYADGLAKAYQLGGQRRHVVAVVGDGALTGGMCWEALNNIASGTDRPVVIVVNDNGRSYSPTIGGLADHLSSLRLQPGYERALERGKSALQGTPFVGKPVYAALHAAKRGIKDALSPQAMFEDLGLKYIGPVDGHDHAVLESALRRAKSFGGPVIVHTVTRKGNGFAPAENHEADQMHATGVIDPITGENIGPSKRTWTHVFADEIATLGGERPDLVAITAAMRGPTGLDKFAGLYPDRCFDVGIAEQHAMTSAAGLAMGGMHPVVAIYATFLNRAFDQLLMDVAMHRQGVTVVLDRAGVTGPDGASHHGMWDLSICGLIPGIHVAAPRDAASLREELREAVRISDAPSVVRYPKASVGPDLPALERIGTVDVLHRSGSDVLLVTVGAFGELGLAAAQRLADQGIGVTVVDPRWVFPVPDDLVALAADHRLVVTVEDNGRHGGFGWALAAALRDAAVDTPLRDLAIPQAFQEHGERAEVLSDIGLTAQDVSRRITEWVVASEPAQVGAAAEK
- a CDS encoding DUF3159 domain-containing protein; this translates as MTPVNESEKQPTLLEQMGGVSGLLFSSLPVVVFVLVNAFAGLMPAIWSALAFSVVIGIVLALRKGSVQPAVSAVFGVGIAAFIAYRTGDAKGFFLFGIWQSLVYGGGFVLSILVRWPLAGVIWSFLNGQGQTWRKDKASVRDYDIATLVWALVFIARFVVQRWLYDEASVGWLAAARLAMGYPLMAVALVATVWAVRRSDKRLKATLAREEEENRAAEERLRAQSEANGEPNIYDQMLDAATDQVLSDADKARHAPTPRPAPARTEDR
- a CDS encoding ArsR/SmtB family transcription factor, with product MLKIHFTPADLARTNVAPAVDPLWEIVLSGFQLDRLETTLLRPWVHRLRSDPARVTAMRPGARVLGVLAPRGAYFPDFLTPGRGALGLDLGLEAVRSVDVDRLTHEVHRLGTHHPLPPWTRDLGNPSSDVLRRLVDTWRSYHEAVIRPEEDTIQAAVDADLAQRAHAILTGGLTGLFDSLAPLLRWRAPVLEVDYPLDRHIHLGGRGLRLIPSYFCQGTPISLADPDLPPILVYPIAAEHRLPDQRSGDPLASLLGPTRAAVLHAVGSGRTTSELARRTTISIASASRHTAVLREAGLISSWRHGATIRHSLTDTGTRLLGRT
- a CDS encoding APC family permease gives rise to the protein MSKLATAAKRLLVGRPFRSDRLAHTLLPKRIALPVFASDAMSSVAYAPEEIFLVLSVAGLSAYALAPWVGAAVVVVMLTVVASYRQNVHAYPSGGGDYEVATVNLGRRAGLTVASALLVDYILTVAVSISSAAANIGSAIPFVATHKAEFAVVAIVLLTAINLRGIRESGSAFAIPTYAFMAGILFMVGYGLFRGFVLGEEMRAESAGLELRAEDDHLMGLAFVFLVLRAFSSGSAALTGVEAISNGVPAFRKPKSRNAATTLLAMGLIAVTMLMGLIVLAQLTGVKMAENPAHQLVNAPAGYEQKTMVAQIAHAVFAGFPFGFFFITVVTALILVLAANTAFNGFPVLGSILAQDRYLPRQLHTRGDRLAFSNGIVFLAGGAIVLVIAFDAEVTKLIQLYIVGVFVSFTMSQTGMVRHWNRLLETETDPVARRRMRRSQTINAFGLALTASVLVVVLITKFTKGAWIAIAAMAALYALMTAIRRHYDRVAEELRQQERQKLLPARNHAMVLVSKLHMPTLRALAYAKATRPDMLEAVTVNVDDGDTRRLVREWEKENFKVPLKVIESPYREITKPVLDYVKRVRTDNPRDVVTVFIPEYVVGHWWEQFLHNQSALRLKGRLLFQPGVMVTSVPWQLASSSKVTDKDDVVAPGAIRRGLDKRGREKDGK
- a CDS encoding potassium channel family protein → MRIAIAGAGAVGRSIAAELVSDGHQVMLIERDRRHFEPHTVEQAEWVQADACELSSLEDAGMQLCDVVIAATGDDKVNLVVSLLAKTEFAVRRVVARVNDPANEWLFTESWGVDVAVSTPRILSALVEEAVTVGDVVRLMTLRQGQANLVEITLPGDTPLAGSPVNGLALPRDAALVTILRGGRVIVPTPDDTLEGGDELLFVAAADVEQEIRSALGY
- a CDS encoding class I SAM-dependent RNA methyltransferase, which produces MQRLIEVEVGAVAHGGHCVARHEGRVVFVRHALPGERVVVRITEDTGGSFCRGDAVEVLQASPDRVPAPCPFAGPGLCGGCDWQHASWQAQRELKAAVVAEQLHRLAKLDWEVIVEDLPGGPEDWRTRMRMAVGPDGRPGFRAHRSHQVIPVDHCVIAVPDALDDVVDRTWPPKSELVVARDAGGRTHVTEIGPPIVRRGRPVPGPSRLRQGSGTATELAAGRTWNLRSDGFWQVHPAAADTFAEVVGDWADCRPGDRAWDLYGGVGLFASVLAEQVGPTGSVAVVESSYGAVADGRLNLSDQPQISWHPGRTEVVLDSPGFTDAPPDVVVLDPPRKGAGKVVVTAIARSRPARVVYVACDPAALARDIAVFAQHGYELAQLRAFDAFPMTHHVECVALLRPAR
- a CDS encoding peptidase inhibitor family I36 protein, with translation MNRAVRAVLAFAAVVGVGGATAAPATASADPQECRGGYLCLYSGIGYTGHLWMKSRCGFYNIGLEGWSDRVRSYRNLQSTGTVSIFMQWDGATWVELGRSTASEEVYDATSIYATDGVWVC